A part of Leptospira perdikensis genomic DNA contains:
- a CDS encoding lipid A deacylase LpxR family protein has product MKAPWFLLFLSLIVSVNVTAQTTKTVKKQSPVKMETPPEIERTKPEPPNQYQLRLIMENDAFGGFSDRYYTNGSRLEFHMTAGESNPTRRILGYWNELFITPSETTKYLQGFALGQEFYTPTNITKADVSYGDRPYSSRAYFSNSLTTATEDTSITTELEVGMIGPSVGGKSAQMNFHNLIGSPTPQGWDTQIPNSYSGAIRTDIRKFYHRFVGTQYNVNLGNIQTDVSFGLIFRFGNVDKTPGPGSSALQPGPPILHEDGKGYWYFYINPGGTLQLYNATIQGQIGTERTYKAQNRNSAFSNLDNYLNNPTLEAGEREIQYKALTEDNGRNSLQRYILFNEFLVKGTNNPYNIGLNYLIFNNIFNGAEDIEKTTRIFLLKNLVDQWDTIPDNARALAIYSIFRPEGGKLPPIIRLYSYEVLSQFILDPKQREILLQLLRDEIQYRDEKTYVADLKRAVGFVRAGFVSVSNAGFLFGLHYNYQTIDFQSAKGLPQQHQWVGFQLGKVF; this is encoded by the coding sequence ATGAAGGCCCCATGGTTCCTACTTTTCCTAAGTCTTATTGTTAGTGTAAACGTCACTGCCCAAACAACAAAGACCGTCAAAAAACAAAGTCCTGTCAAAATGGAAACCCCTCCCGAAATAGAAAGAACCAAACCCGAACCGCCAAACCAATACCAACTCCGATTGATTATGGAAAATGATGCTTTTGGTGGTTTTTCGGATCGGTATTATACGAATGGTTCGCGATTGGAATTTCACATGACAGCGGGGGAATCCAATCCTACCAGAAGGATTTTGGGATATTGGAACGAATTATTCATTACACCTTCAGAAACAACAAAATATTTACAAGGGTTTGCCCTGGGACAAGAATTCTATACACCAACGAACATAACAAAGGCGGATGTATCTTATGGAGACCGTCCTTATTCCAGTCGTGCCTATTTTAGTAATTCTTTAACCACGGCAACAGAAGATACGAGTATTACTACTGAGTTAGAAGTTGGTATGATAGGACCATCTGTGGGTGGTAAATCAGCGCAAATGAACTTTCATAATTTGATTGGTTCCCCAACACCTCAAGGTTGGGATACACAAATTCCTAATTCTTACTCAGGCGCTATAAGAACCGATATCCGTAAGTTCTATCATCGATTTGTTGGAACCCAGTACAACGTAAATTTAGGGAATATTCAAACTGACGTGTCTTTTGGTCTTATCTTTCGATTCGGTAACGTAGACAAAACACCGGGACCAGGTAGTTCTGCTCTACAACCAGGTCCGCCAATTCTACATGAGGATGGAAAAGGATATTGGTATTTTTATATAAACCCAGGTGGCACATTACAGCTGTATAATGCAACAATCCAAGGTCAAATAGGCACGGAAAGAACTTACAAAGCACAAAATAGAAATTCTGCCTTTAGTAATTTGGATAACTATTTAAATAATCCCACTTTAGAGGCAGGAGAAAGAGAAATTCAATACAAAGCTCTCACAGAAGACAACGGTAGGAATTCTTTACAAAGATATATATTGTTCAATGAATTTTTGGTCAAAGGAACAAACAATCCTTATAACATAGGACTCAATTATTTGATTTTTAACAACATATTCAATGGTGCTGAAGATATAGAAAAAACAACTCGTATATTCCTTCTAAAAAATCTAGTCGACCAATGGGATACAATTCCAGATAACGCACGTGCTTTGGCGATTTATTCTATCTTTAGACCAGAAGGTGGAAAACTTCCACCTATCATCCGATTATATTCATACGAAGTATTGTCACAATTTATTTTAGATCCAAAACAAAGAGAGATCCTATTGCAGTTGTTACGTGACGAAATTCAATATAGAGATGAAAAAACATATGTTGCTGATTTAAAACGTGCAGTTGGATTTGTTCGAGCCGGTTTTGTTTCTGTATCCAACGCTGGGTTTTTATTTGGTCTTCATTACAATTACCAAACAATCGACTTTCAATCGGCCAAAGGTTTACCGCAACAACACCAATGGGTAGGTTTCCAATTAGGAAAGGTATTCTAA
- a CDS encoding DUF3817 domain-containing protein — MFSLLQTKLGRFRILAFLEGLSFLTILFITMPLKYLYQNPEPNKIVGLIHGLLFLLYLVELFQIKVELEWKTKKTLLAALASVVPFGTFIAEKYLYLKSDAEEPVETKK; from the coding sequence ATGTTCTCTTTACTCCAAACCAAACTCGGACGATTCCGAATTTTAGCCTTTTTGGAAGGACTTTCTTTTTTGACAATTCTCTTCATCACAATGCCCCTCAAGTATCTCTACCAAAATCCAGAACCAAACAAAATCGTTGGTTTGATTCACGGCTTGTTATTCCTTTTATATTTAGTAGAATTATTCCAAATCAAAGTAGAACTGGAATGGAAAACCAAAAAAACTTTACTCGCGGCCCTTGCATCGGTGGTTCCCTTTGGAACTTTTATTGCCGAAAAGTATTTATATCTAAAATCCGATGCGGAAGAACCAGTAGAAACCAAAAAGTAA
- a CDS encoding glycoside hydrolase family 2 protein yields the protein MKLSHTEYPRPQLERDSYINLNGEWDLSHSPIGSETKKHYKINVPFSPESKASGLGNFILQPDEELVYEREFELRTDFIKIITLLHFGAVDYSCICFINGNEVGSHKGGFLPFYFDISSHIKIGKNTIQLKVTDPTDTGNQSRGKQKLNRGGIWYTPQSGIWQTVWLESVSEDYIKDIKITPNIDTESVFIQITTSSSNTTIQILDGDTIIAESSGTNTNIPIPNMEVWSPENPKLYRILIKTSGDTVKSYFGMRKFSIGFDGKFKRLFLNNKPYFHNGLLDQGYWSEGLLTPPNGEEMEKEIKLMKDMGFNMLRKHIKIEPLRWYYHCDRLGILVWQDFVCGGGAYETWKVAYLPFIGWKNKDTKYKFLNRTDEDGRNEFINEMDQTVDLLKNTVSLAVWVLFNEGWGQFDSIQLTDKLRKLDDTRTIDSVSGWYDQGKDSSELKSLHLYYQKLKVPKNESRVIVLSEFGGYSLKTEGHVYDENKLFGYKILPDKKSLEKEYRSLIEDQLIPLIEKGLSASIYTQVSDVEEEINGIVTYDRKMVKFDLELIQELNSKLVYK from the coding sequence ATGAAACTATCACATACAGAATACCCACGCCCTCAATTAGAAAGAGATAGTTATATTAACTTAAATGGAGAATGGGACCTAAGTCATTCACCAATAGGAAGTGAAACAAAAAAACATTACAAAATCAATGTCCCGTTCTCTCCCGAATCCAAGGCAAGTGGACTTGGAAACTTCATTCTCCAACCAGATGAAGAACTTGTTTACGAACGTGAATTTGAGTTACGAACTGATTTTATTAAAATAATCACATTACTTCACTTTGGTGCTGTTGATTATTCCTGTATTTGTTTTATCAACGGAAATGAAGTTGGATCTCATAAAGGAGGTTTTTTGCCATTTTATTTTGACATTTCTTCTCATATAAAAATTGGCAAAAATACAATTCAATTAAAAGTCACGGATCCAACAGATACAGGAAATCAATCGCGAGGAAAACAAAAACTAAACCGAGGTGGAATTTGGTACACCCCTCAATCAGGAATCTGGCAAACCGTTTGGCTAGAAAGTGTATCCGAAGATTACATAAAAGACATAAAAATTACACCGAATATAGATACAGAATCGGTATTCATTCAAATCACTACCAGCAGTTCTAATACAACCATACAGATATTAGATGGTGATACAATTATTGCCGAGTCGTCTGGGACGAATACAAATATACCCATTCCAAACATGGAAGTTTGGTCACCAGAAAATCCAAAACTTTACAGGATTCTTATCAAAACTTCGGGGGATACCGTAAAATCCTATTTTGGAATGCGAAAGTTTTCCATAGGTTTCGATGGTAAATTCAAAAGATTATTTTTAAACAACAAACCGTATTTCCACAATGGACTTTTAGACCAAGGTTATTGGTCTGAAGGTCTTCTCACTCCACCAAACGGTGAAGAGATGGAAAAAGAAATCAAACTGATGAAAGATATGGGGTTCAATATGTTACGTAAACATATCAAAATTGAACCTTTACGTTGGTATTATCATTGTGATCGTCTTGGTATATTAGTTTGGCAAGATTTTGTTTGTGGTGGCGGTGCTTATGAAACTTGGAAAGTTGCTTATTTGCCTTTTATTGGATGGAAAAATAAAGACACAAAGTATAAATTTTTAAACAGAACTGATGAGGATGGTAGAAATGAATTCATAAACGAAATGGACCAAACAGTAGATTTACTAAAAAATACTGTATCTCTTGCGGTTTGGGTTCTTTTTAATGAAGGTTGGGGACAATTTGATAGCATCCAATTAACAGATAAATTGCGAAAACTCGATGATACGAGAACCATTGACAGTGTCAGTGGATGGTATGACCAAGGAAAAGATAGTAGCGAATTAAAAAGTTTACATTTATATTACCAAAAACTAAAAGTACCAAAAAATGAATCACGCGTGATCGTATTATCTGAATTTGGTGGGTATTCTCTAAAGACAGAGGGTCATGTTTATGACGAAAACAAACTTTTTGGTTATAAAATCCTTCCCGATAAAAAAAGTTTAGAAAAAGAATATAGAAGTTTAATTGAAGACCAATTAATCCCATTAATTGAAAAAGGACTCAGTGCTTCCATATACACTCAAGTAAGCGATGTAGAAGAAGAAATCAACGGAATTGTCACTTATGACCGAAAAATGGTTAAGTTTGATTTAGAATTGATACAAGAGCTAAATTCAAAATTAGTATACAAATAA
- a CDS encoding YheT family hydrolase, giving the protein MMEYSFSVILAVITLAFGFYYFWEVIEKPVLRFSESDFLLRIIERSPNLTNKYYPTFWCFNQHLMLLLLMLREYRTKAYDYDKLEQLKMKDGGITGLAWSGIQNITVKDETPIVVVFHTISGDEQDVKSTVKYLREQFGWIVVVCIRRGHGNLPLTKPKINTMGSTSDLIEQLTYIQKKYPKKQLFGVGISAGSGLLARYLGEAGAKSQFSAAVAVSPAYDIEKAFHRVHPVYSKIMGQRLISYFLKNHYESLSKLKGVEELLKIKTIGEFQDKLHTLSGYKDKENYYYHSNPVLVAKNIKTPLLVLNSADDPICVNQNVLENLHWLETLPNTIHVHTKRGSHIAYYQGLRASSWSDTIIGEYFAAVLKENFPKQKPHKKTKSKLKKK; this is encoded by the coding sequence ATGATGGAATATTCTTTTAGTGTGATCTTGGCTGTAATTACTTTGGCTTTTGGTTTTTATTACTTTTGGGAAGTAATCGAAAAACCTGTTCTTAGGTTTAGTGAATCTGATTTTTTATTACGTATCATCGAAAGGTCACCGAACTTAACAAACAAATATTATCCAACCTTTTGGTGTTTCAACCAACACCTAATGTTACTCCTGCTTATGTTACGCGAATACCGCACTAAAGCTTACGATTACGACAAATTAGAACAACTAAAAATGAAGGATGGGGGGATTACGGGACTTGCTTGGTCAGGAATCCAGAACATAACCGTTAAAGATGAAACACCTATTGTTGTCGTATTCCATACTATCAGCGGTGATGAACAAGATGTTAAATCTACGGTTAAATACTTAAGAGAACAATTCGGCTGGATAGTTGTTGTTTGTATTCGGAGGGGGCATGGAAATCTTCCACTCACTAAACCGAAAATCAATACAATGGGTTCCACTTCTGACTTAATAGAACAACTAACCTACATTCAAAAAAAATATCCAAAAAAACAATTGTTTGGTGTTGGAATTTCAGCCGGCTCAGGACTTCTTGCGCGTTATTTAGGAGAAGCAGGGGCCAAAAGTCAATTTAGCGCAGCCGTTGCTGTATCCCCCGCTTACGATATCGAAAAAGCATTTCACAGAGTCCACCCTGTTTACAGTAAAATTATGGGCCAACGATTGATTAGTTATTTTCTAAAGAATCATTATGAAAGTTTGTCAAAACTCAAAGGTGTAGAAGAACTATTAAAAATTAAAACCATTGGTGAATTTCAAGATAAGTTACATACCCTTTCGGGATATAAAGATAAAGAGAATTATTATTACCATTCCAATCCAGTGTTAGTTGCAAAAAATATAAAGACACCACTACTCGTATTAAATTCTGCAGATGATCCTATTTGTGTGAATCAAAATGTCTTAGAAAATCTTCATTGGTTGGAAACTCTTCCCAATACGATTCATGTCCATACCAAACGAGGTAGCCATATAGCTTACTATCAAGGTTTGAGAGCCAGTTCTTGGTCTGACACCATAATAGGTGAATACTTTGCAGCCGTCCTAAAAGAGAACTTTCCCAAACAAAAACCACACAAAAAAACAAAATCTAAACTTAAGAAAAAGTAG
- a CDS encoding neutral/alkaline non-lysosomal ceramidase N-terminal domain-containing protein has product MQFRIFLILLFCFTIPLWSEESPVYSAAMAKKDITGPSVGVMFWGYAREDQTGVGIHTRQFARSLVIRDLASKKLLAYVTAEVGGIPFEIQRDVVKRLQTELDPNFGYGNVLLNASHTHSGPAGHFHYSEVSFYSKEFYSESYAVLRDGIFESIREAYLKLKPAELTIGKTFVSEAGINRSLSAYLANPESERKQYSENIDREMVQLSVSVAGVPIGLVNWYGVHPTNITFDNRLISSDNKGIASLLSEAEARKQGLTEFVAIFAQANEGDVSPNLNLNNTGPGKDIYDSSFIIGKRQFLASQEILKSSRKRLLGGISFTQKFIDMSKHPVSKEFSETGKTETTCPSAYGYSFAAGSTEEGGGHFLFHEGMTNKNRRFYIDWIAKFMLQSPSEELRECQSPKAVLFPMGETKPIPSLPQILPYGLVLVGDLTILVMPHEVTTMSSRRLKKEVQSVLKDKTSEIVLSGLTNDFSGYITTPEEYSTQNYEGGHTLHGPNSLNALRQEFHKMSVELRDGTSQTPTSIMPLDLSTRVHPLKIPSADSVSNKPQNIIQPSAESYQKGEVVSCRVASANPNVGYPQVGSYLWVEVSDKSTWKPIRSDSDFDTKFFYQKRGLWGRAEESTDLIWETSADTKAGEYRLVHEGIYLGADGIRSPYRIECPSFRIEVGN; this is encoded by the coding sequence ATGCAGTTTCGAATTTTTTTAATCCTTCTTTTTTGTTTCACAATCCCTCTTTGGTCAGAGGAGAGTCCTGTTTATTCTGCGGCGATGGCTAAGAAAGACATTACTGGTCCTTCTGTCGGAGTTATGTTTTGGGGTTATGCAAGAGAGGACCAAACAGGGGTCGGAATTCATACAAGACAGTTTGCTCGGTCCCTTGTGATCCGAGACCTGGCATCCAAGAAACTTTTGGCTTATGTAACGGCTGAGGTTGGAGGCATTCCTTTTGAAATCCAAAGGGATGTAGTGAAAAGACTTCAGACCGAACTTGATCCCAATTTTGGTTACGGTAACGTTCTACTCAACGCCTCTCACACTCATAGTGGTCCTGCAGGTCATTTTCATTATTCCGAAGTTTCTTTTTATTCCAAAGAATTTTATTCCGAGTCATATGCTGTTTTAAGAGACGGAATATTTGAATCGATAAGAGAAGCGTATTTAAAATTGAAACCTGCAGAGTTGACCATAGGGAAAACTTTTGTGAGTGAAGCTGGGATCAACCGAAGTTTATCCGCTTACCTTGCCAATCCAGAATCGGAAAGAAAACAATACTCAGAAAATATCGATCGTGAAATGGTTCAACTTTCCGTATCAGTGGCGGGTGTTCCTATAGGGCTCGTTAATTGGTATGGAGTACATCCAACAAACATTACTTTTGACAATCGATTGATTTCTTCTGACAATAAAGGGATTGCTTCTTTACTTTCAGAAGCGGAAGCCAGAAAACAAGGGTTAACTGAGTTTGTTGCTATTTTCGCTCAAGCAAATGAAGGAGATGTATCTCCAAATTTAAATTTAAACAATACGGGACCTGGGAAGGATATTTACGACAGTAGTTTTATTATTGGGAAAAGACAGTTTTTGGCAAGCCAAGAGATTTTGAAATCTAGCAGAAAACGTTTATTAGGTGGTATTTCTTTTACGCAAAAATTTATCGATATGAGTAAACACCCCGTAAGTAAGGAATTTTCTGAAACTGGAAAAACAGAAACTACCTGTCCTTCTGCTTATGGATATTCCTTTGCTGCAGGTTCAACAGAAGAAGGAGGAGGGCACTTTTTATTCCATGAAGGAATGACAAATAAAAATCGAAGATTCTACATAGATTGGATTGCAAAGTTTATGTTACAATCTCCATCAGAGGAACTTAGGGAATGCCAAAGTCCCAAAGCTGTTTTGTTCCCGATGGGAGAAACCAAACCCATTCCCAGTTTACCACAAATTCTTCCGTATGGGTTAGTATTAGTTGGTGATCTTACCATTTTGGTGATGCCACATGAAGTCACAACAATGTCTAGCAGAAGACTTAAAAAAGAAGTTCAATCTGTTCTGAAAGATAAAACATCGGAAATAGTTCTCTCTGGACTCACTAATGATTTTTCTGGCTACATTACAACACCGGAAGAATACTCCACTCAAAACTATGAAGGTGGACATACTTTACATGGACCTAATAGTTTGAATGCTCTTAGGCAAGAATTTCATAAGATGTCAGTTGAGTTAAGAGACGGAACTTCGCAAACACCAACCTCAATTATGCCATTGGATCTATCTACCCGAGTCCATCCCTTGAAGATTCCGTCTGCTGATTCCGTTTCAAACAAACCACAAAACATCATCCAACCAAGTGCAGAGTCTTACCAAAAAGGAGAAGTGGTTTCATGCCGAGTTGCCTCCGCAAACCCTAACGTAGGATATCCCCAAGTGGGTTCCTATTTATGGGTGGAGGTATCGGACAAATCAACTTGGAAACCCATTCGTTCTGATTCCGATTTTGATACCAAATTTTTCTATCAAAAACGAGGACTCTGGGGAAGGGCGGAAGAAAGTACAGATCTTATTTGGGAAACCAGTGCCGATACCAAAGCGGGCGAATACCGGCTGGTTCATGAAGGGATTTATCTGGGTGCAGACGGGATTCGATCTCCTTACCGTATCGAATGTCCTAGTTTTCGCATAGAGGTTGGAAACTAA
- a CDS encoding MFS transporter, whose translation MNNHNLGGRLWSVLILFGLVGQIAWSVENMYFNLFIYNIITKSTSSVTVMVQLSGIVATFATLIAGILTDRAGNRKYFISIGYLLWGLLTLSFAFVSKDNTARWFELSDTIEIINLTIAIVITLDCIMTAFGSTANDAAFNAYVTDNTGNARSLAEGVLSAMPLVAMLVVAGGFGMIVNAFGYPGLFVAVGTMMSVSGVIGIWLIKDNPNLKKQNTNFFSDIAYGFQLDVIHGHRKLYLYFLAMGIYGIASQIYMPYLIIYMQEYLKFNAIQYSIVLAGVILGASIITVFLGKSFDGKNKDKLLVYFSILYIFGMLSLYTMSKSIDLSLKTQVMWITGITSLILITGFVQVLALLGAQIRDNTPSENAGKLQGIRMIFFVLIPMFIGPMIGETINQRTNLSYIDPVNGATAHVPSPEIFLVGAIFCFLIFVPLSLLLRGKQS comes from the coding sequence ATGAACAATCACAATTTAGGCGGACGCCTTTGGTCTGTATTAATTCTCTTTGGACTTGTAGGTCAAATTGCGTGGTCTGTAGAGAATATGTACTTTAACCTATTCATTTACAATATCATAACAAAGAGTACGTCCTCAGTTACAGTGATGGTACAACTCAGTGGAATTGTGGCAACCTTCGCCACCCTCATTGCTGGAATTTTAACGGACAGAGCAGGGAATAGAAAATACTTTATTTCTATTGGTTACCTACTTTGGGGCCTTCTTACGCTTTCATTTGCCTTTGTTTCCAAAGACAATACAGCAAGATGGTTTGAATTATCTGATACAATAGAAATTATAAATCTAACGATTGCGATTGTGATCACTCTAGATTGTATTATGACAGCATTTGGTTCCACTGCCAATGATGCTGCTTTTAATGCATACGTAACAGATAACACCGGAAATGCGAGAAGTCTTGCAGAAGGTGTTCTTTCCGCTATGCCACTCGTTGCCATGTTGGTTGTGGCTGGAGGATTTGGAATGATTGTAAATGCCTTCGGTTACCCTGGCCTTTTTGTCGCTGTTGGAACAATGATGTCCGTTTCTGGAGTGATTGGAATTTGGCTTATCAAAGACAATCCAAATCTAAAAAAACAAAATACCAATTTTTTTTCCGATATCGCATATGGATTTCAACTGGATGTGATTCATGGGCACCGGAAGTTATATTTATATTTTCTGGCAATGGGTATTTATGGAATCGCAAGTCAAATTTATATGCCCTATCTTATTATCTATATGCAAGAATATCTTAAGTTTAATGCGATCCAATATTCGATCGTACTTGCAGGTGTAATTCTTGGTGCCAGTATCATTACAGTTTTTCTTGGTAAAAGTTTTGATGGCAAAAACAAAGATAAGTTACTCGTATACTTTTCTATTCTTTATATCTTTGGAATGTTATCTTTATATACAATGTCCAAATCTATCGACTTAAGTTTAAAAACACAAGTGATGTGGATCACAGGAATCACAAGCCTTATTTTAATTACAGGTTTTGTCCAGGTATTAGCCCTTCTCGGGGCACAAATTCGAGACAATACCCCTTCTGAAAATGCAGGAAAACTACAAGGGATACGTATGATCTTTTTTGTTCTCATTCCAATGTTCATTGGCCCCATGATTGGAGAAACAATCAACCAAAGGACAAACCTTAGTTATATAGATCCCGTGAATGGAGCAACAGCCCATGTTCCTTCACCCGAAATCTTTTTAGTTGGCGCAATCTTTTGTTTTCTCATATTCGTTCCTCTTTCGTTATTATTACGAGGCAAACAATCTTGA
- a CDS encoding 7TM diverse intracellular signaling domain-containing protein produces MKSFYDHSLKILLLFCCLLPVGLWPIELSEILDKKSIGKEILILEDRSKSLTISDVLKEETNNRFIPSTKEIPNFGQTNFYYWIKIPLENKSSEPTKRLLEIDYSNIDLVEVYEKNKESYQLTDKLGMMFPFSERQIKNRNFLFPLELDSKTSKTIYIKLYNGGGLSVPLTIWEKETFTLHYADIQHGLGLYYGVMIVMILYNFFIFLSVKDVSYLYYVTYILGFLGLQLTLTGHGFQYLWPNLPEFQRNGFVFFSGFCVASLILFTKRFLNTKKNLPSWLDQLLKIFFILHLIQIPLTLFLSPEITVKIGLLLTIPVPILIFIAAVISFLRHYRAARFFLLAFTVLIGATLVVVFKYLNLISQNFLTEYGLYIGSASEVILLSIALADRINIMKEEKEVAQSKAIEMQKILTESYARFVPKDFLSNLGKETILDVKLGDQIQKYMAVLFSDIRSFTTLSEQMSPEQNFNFINSYLGRMSPIIQKHNGFIDKFIGDAIMALFERNITDAICAGVDMQLYLKEYNYHRSKQGYVPIQIGIGIHAGSLMLGTIGAEERLEGTVISDTVNLASRVQNLTKIYGAKIAVTEAAIHAIDDKHIQSLQYRFLDRVRVKGKTKPVSVYEILNGDDPVSLEQKLNTKDLYLEGTTAYHAGNFTEAKEKFEAVTKLFPEDKATQLYLKRLFPATSPHSVIPTEFSEDEE; encoded by the coding sequence ATGAAATCATTTTATGATCATTCACTAAAGATATTACTTCTTTTTTGTTGCCTATTACCGGTTGGTTTATGGCCTATAGAACTGAGTGAGATTTTAGATAAAAAGTCCATCGGCAAGGAGATTTTGATTCTCGAAGACAGATCAAAATCTCTTACAATCTCCGATGTCCTAAAAGAAGAAACAAACAATCGATTTATTCCTTCCACAAAAGAAATTCCAAATTTCGGTCAAACTAACTTTTACTATTGGATCAAAATTCCTTTAGAAAACAAAAGTTCAGAACCCACCAAACGATTGTTAGAAATTGATTACAGCAATATCGATTTAGTAGAAGTGTATGAAAAAAACAAAGAGTCTTATCAACTAACAGATAAACTAGGGATGATGTTCCCATTTTCGGAGAGACAAATAAAAAACAGAAATTTTTTATTCCCTTTAGAACTTGATAGCAAAACATCCAAAACTATCTACATCAAACTTTACAATGGCGGAGGACTTTCTGTACCGTTAACCATTTGGGAAAAAGAAACGTTTACCTTACATTACGCAGACATTCAACATGGTTTAGGACTGTATTACGGTGTCATGATCGTTATGATCCTATACAATTTTTTTATTTTCTTAAGTGTAAAAGATGTCAGTTATTTATACTACGTAACTTATATCCTTGGGTTTTTAGGATTACAGTTAACCTTAACCGGACACGGTTTTCAATATCTTTGGCCAAACCTACCTGAATTCCAACGAAATGGTTTCGTTTTTTTTAGCGGTTTTTGTGTTGCTTCTTTAATTCTGTTTACAAAACGTTTTTTAAATACGAAAAAAAATCTGCCGAGTTGGTTAGACCAATTATTAAAAATCTTTTTCATCCTTCACTTAATACAAATTCCACTCACGTTATTTCTTTCTCCGGAAATTACCGTAAAAATAGGGTTATTATTAACAATTCCAGTCCCTATTCTTATTTTTATAGCAGCAGTCATCAGTTTCCTGCGCCATTATAGAGCGGCTCGTTTTTTTCTTCTCGCCTTTACTGTGCTCATTGGTGCAACCCTAGTGGTGGTTTTTAAATACCTAAACCTCATTTCACAAAATTTTTTAACTGAATATGGTCTTTATATAGGGTCTGCCTCAGAGGTAATTTTACTCTCGATTGCCCTTGCTGACCGAATCAATATCATGAAGGAAGAAAAAGAGGTGGCTCAATCAAAAGCGATTGAAATGCAAAAAATTCTCACAGAGTCTTATGCACGTTTTGTTCCAAAAGACTTTTTATCTAACTTAGGAAAGGAAACCATACTAGACGTTAAGTTAGGCGATCAAATTCAAAAATACATGGCAGTCCTTTTTAGTGATATACGTTCCTTCACTACACTTTCTGAACAGATGAGTCCGGAACAAAACTTTAATTTTATCAATTCTTATTTGGGAAGGATGAGCCCCATCATTCAAAAACACAATGGATTTATCGATAAATTCATCGGAGATGCAATCATGGCCTTGTTCGAAAGAAACATCACTGATGCCATATGTGCCGGAGTGGACATGCAATTGTATCTAAAAGAATACAACTACCATAGAAGCAAACAAGGATATGTCCCAATTCAAATTGGAATTGGAATCCATGCAGGTTCTCTTATGTTAGGGACCATCGGTGCAGAAGAAAGGTTAGAAGGTACTGTGATTTCAGATACGGTGAATTTAGCCTCACGTGTTCAGAATCTTACAAAAATTTATGGTGCCAAAATTGCAGTTACGGAAGCAGCTATCCATGCTATCGATGACAAACACATTCAAAGTTTACAATATAGATTTTTAGATCGTGTCCGAGTAAAAGGAAAAACAAAACCTGTCTCTGTTTACGAAATCCTAAACGGAGATGATCCGGTCAGTTTGGAACAGAAATTAAATACAAAAGATTTATATTTAGAAGGAACCACCGCTTATCATGCTGGAAATTTTACCGAAGCTAAGGAAAAATTTGAAGCAGTTACCAAACTATTCCCAGAAGATAAAGCGACACAATTATATCTAAAAAGATTATTTCCGGCCACATCACCGCATTCCGTAATTCCAACCGAATTCTCAGAAGATGAGGAATAA